In one window of Dyella thiooxydans DNA:
- a CDS encoding phospholipase D-like domain-containing protein, whose translation MSKHFLLLGAVLALALQGCTVSRLHVRQAQAIVAETTPPSSDCSGTDHCARPSPVLAAAEQAMAQSTADHPQHIVTLLADSEDALAARINLIQAAKHSIDVQTYIWDQDDVGQLVLDQLVQAARRGVRVRILADQLFSFGNLALLNRLARVDSHLKVKLYNPTFHDAETDPAEFAAGIVCCFMKFNQRMHNKLLLVDDTIGITGGRNYQDRYFNWDGDFDYVDRDVMVGGPAARDMAASFELFWHHKRSVPLTRLRDVNQYIRQHPEAPGWPAPTFRRPQRVARLEHDAQDPLWLQAHLLAPAFHTSQVEFFSDLPAKTDAPTRRHALDFTHHVMQLVASAKHEVVLQTPYLVMSKQARRIFKAMHKRADPPRIRVSTNSLASTDAFAVYALSYKHRKRYLRDYGFQIQEMKPHAEAAEEDYAIANADLAPRLAAAARERERYPGVEARAMFGSRGKRNRPAPLIEPGLRFGLHAKSIVVDDSFAMVGSHNFDPRSDHYNTEAGVIVHDRDFANAVRASILRLTGPENAWVIAPRRVSVPLLSQVNQAIGDISEKLPLFDFWPYRYATSYDLKPGCTPMAPSDPAFFSCYEPVGDFPGVALSFKLIYTRLITAFGAGASGIL comes from the coding sequence ATGTCGAAACACTTCCTGCTCCTGGGCGCCGTGCTGGCGCTGGCCCTGCAGGGCTGCACCGTCTCGCGCCTACACGTGCGGCAGGCGCAGGCCATCGTCGCCGAAACCACTCCGCCGTCTTCCGACTGCTCCGGGACCGACCACTGCGCACGGCCGTCCCCCGTGCTCGCGGCCGCCGAACAGGCGATGGCGCAGTCCACGGCCGACCATCCGCAGCACATCGTGACCCTGCTCGCCGACAGCGAGGATGCGCTGGCCGCGCGGATCAACCTGATCCAGGCGGCGAAGCACTCGATCGACGTGCAGACCTACATCTGGGATCAGGACGACGTCGGCCAGCTGGTGCTCGACCAGTTGGTGCAGGCCGCCCGGCGCGGCGTGCGCGTGCGCATCCTCGCCGACCAGTTGTTCTCGTTCGGCAACCTCGCGCTGCTGAACCGGCTGGCGCGGGTGGACAGCCACCTCAAGGTGAAGCTCTACAACCCGACCTTCCACGATGCCGAGACCGACCCGGCCGAGTTCGCCGCGGGCATCGTGTGCTGCTTCATGAAGTTCAACCAGCGCATGCACAACAAGCTGCTGCTGGTCGACGACACCATCGGCATCACCGGCGGACGCAACTACCAGGACCGCTACTTCAACTGGGACGGCGACTTCGACTACGTCGACCGCGACGTGATGGTCGGGGGCCCGGCCGCGCGCGACATGGCGGCAAGCTTCGAGCTGTTCTGGCACCACAAGCGCTCGGTGCCGCTGACCCGGCTGCGCGACGTCAACCAGTACATCCGGCAGCACCCCGAGGCACCCGGGTGGCCGGCGCCGACCTTCCGCCGACCGCAACGCGTGGCACGACTCGAACACGACGCCCAGGATCCTCTCTGGCTGCAGGCGCACCTGCTGGCACCGGCCTTTCACACCAGCCAGGTCGAATTCTTCAGCGACCTGCCGGCCAAGACCGACGCGCCCACCCGCAGGCACGCGCTGGATTTCACCCACCACGTGATGCAACTGGTCGCCAGCGCGAAGCACGAAGTGGTGCTGCAGACGCCGTACCTGGTGATGAGCAAGCAGGCGCGGCGCATCTTCAAGGCCATGCACAAACGTGCCGATCCGCCGCGGATCCGCGTCTCGACCAACTCGCTGGCCTCGACTGACGCGTTCGCGGTCTATGCCCTGTCCTACAAGCACCGCAAGCGCTACCTGCGTGACTACGGCTTCCAGATCCAGGAGATGAAGCCGCACGCCGAGGCGGCCGAGGAAGACTACGCCATCGCCAACGCCGATCTGGCGCCACGCCTGGCCGCCGCCGCACGCGAGCGCGAGCGCTACCCCGGAGTGGAGGCACGCGCGATGTTCGGCAGCCGCGGCAAGCGCAACCGACCCGCGCCGCTGATCGAGCCCGGCCTGCGCTTCGGCCTGCACGCCAAGTCGATCGTGGTCGACGACAGCTTCGCGATGGTGGGCTCGCACAACTTCGACCCGCGCTCGGACCACTACAACACCGAGGCCGGGGTGATCGTGCATGACCGCGACTTCGCCAACGCGGTGCGCGCGTCGATCCTTCGGCTGACCGGACCGGAGAACGCCTGGGTGATCGCACCGCGGCGGGTATCGGTGCCGCTGCTCTCGCAGGTCAACCAGGCGATCGGCGACATTTCCGAGAAGCTGCCGCTGTTCGACTTCTGGCCCTACCGCTACGCCACCAGCTACGACCTCAAGCCCGGCTGCACGCC
- a CDS encoding YceI family protein — protein sequence MPLLLALLFLPAVASAADYRIDSARSHAEFSVRLLWVRQIGGRFTHIEGDVTLNPLRDTAVVEATVDVHSVAMTSSRLRRWVLDPEFFDVRLFPTIRFVSAPLPVRALDQGGPLPGWLTLRGVTRPVQFRLEPASCTLRRDTTCRIEVRGQIRRSDYGMNAHRTAVSDTVDLGLMITLDAAAR from the coding sequence TTGCCGCTGCTGCTCGCGTTGCTGTTCCTGCCCGCCGTCGCATCCGCCGCGGATTACCGCATCGACAGCGCCCGCTCGCATGCGGAATTCAGCGTGCGCCTGCTGTGGGTGCGGCAGATCGGCGGGCGCTTCACCCATATCGAAGGCGACGTCACGCTCAATCCGCTGCGTGACACCGCGGTGGTCGAGGCCACGGTCGACGTCCACAGCGTCGCGATGACCTCGTCGCGGCTGCGGCGCTGGGTGCTCGACCCGGAATTCTTCGATGTGCGCCTGTTTCCGACCATCCGCTTCGTCTCCGCGCCACTGCCGGTGCGCGCGCTCGACCAGGGCGGGCCGCTGCCGGGCTGGCTGACGCTGCGCGGGGTGACCCGGCCGGTGCAGTTCCGGCTGGAGCCGGCCAGTTGCACTCTTCGTCGCGACACGACGTGCCGGATCGAGGTACGCGGACAGATCCGGCGCAGCGACTACGGGATGAACGCACACCGTACGGCGGTCAGCGACACGGTCGATCTGGGCCTGATGATCACGCTGGACGCGGCCGCGCGCTGA
- a CDS encoding SixA phosphatase family protein, producing the protein MLELILLRHAEALPASPGDDDRERRLSGHGEQEARAAGSWLARHGARPQRVLCSPAERTRATAQLAMEALDHAPELAYAEEIYDATPGELLALLDEHESVATVMVVGHNPGIERLVALLVEGRSDEFRGMPPAGLAVLHLNGALEPGNARLDAFWSP; encoded by the coding sequence ATGCTCGAACTCATCCTGTTGCGACACGCCGAAGCCCTGCCCGCCAGCCCGGGCGACGATGACCGCGAGCGGCGACTTAGCGGGCACGGCGAACAGGAAGCGCGCGCCGCCGGCAGCTGGCTGGCCCGGCACGGCGCGCGGCCACAGCGGGTGCTCTGCTCGCCCGCCGAGCGCACCCGCGCCACCGCGCAGCTGGCGATGGAGGCACTGGATCACGCGCCGGAGCTCGCCTACGCCGAGGAGATCTACGACGCCACGCCCGGCGAGCTGCTCGCCCTGCTCGACGAACACGAGAGCGTGGCCACGGTGATGGTGGTCGGCCACAACCCGGGCATCGAGCGGCTGGTCGCCCTGCTGGTGGAGGGGCGATCGGACGAGTTCCGCGGCATGCCGCCCGCCGGCCTGGCGGTGCTGCACCTCAACGGCGCGCTCGAGCCCGGCAACGCGCGACTGGACGCCTTCTGGTCACCATGA
- a CDS encoding ParA family protein — MLTVLVASSKGGCGKSTVVTQLASHWSQAGKRTAIIDADRQHSSFRWAARRPEGVPGVLALEGGRKALGKLPEDTERALIDTPAGVTERDLEPYLEAADVLLVPVLPSSFDMDATLAFIEELGQIPRIKRGKLPVALVANRLKPWTHASQDAVAQLGEATPFPIAAQLRDSQAYVLLAALGKGIFDYQSENVRSHQDDWKALLRWIKRAH, encoded by the coding sequence ATGCTTACGGTGCTGGTGGCAAGCAGCAAGGGCGGTTGCGGCAAGAGCACGGTGGTCACACAGCTCGCTTCGCACTGGTCCCAGGCGGGCAAACGCACGGCTATCATCGACGCCGACCGGCAGCATTCCTCGTTCCGCTGGGCGGCCCGCCGGCCGGAAGGCGTTCCCGGCGTGCTCGCACTGGAAGGTGGTCGCAAGGCACTGGGCAAGCTCCCGGAGGACACCGAGCGGGCCCTGATCGACACCCCGGCGGGCGTTACCGAACGCGACCTGGAGCCTTACCTGGAGGCGGCGGACGTGCTGCTGGTGCCGGTGCTGCCCTCGAGCTTCGACATGGACGCCACCCTCGCCTTCATCGAGGAACTCGGGCAGATCCCACGCATCAAGCGCGGCAAGCTGCCGGTGGCGCTGGTGGCCAACCGGCTCAAGCCTTGGACACACGCCAGCCAGGACGCGGTCGCCCAGCTCGGCGAGGCGACGCCCTTCCCGATCGCCGCCCAGCTGCGCGACAGCCAGGCCTACGTGCTGCTCGCGGCCCTGGGCAAGGGCATTTTCGATTACCAGTCGGAGAACGTGCGCAGTCATCAGGACGACTGGAAGGCCCTGTTGCGCTGGATCAAGCGCGCCCATTGA